One Clavelina lepadiformis chromosome 1, kaClaLepa1.1, whole genome shotgun sequence genomic region harbors:
- the LOC143452221 gene encoding uncharacterized protein LOC143452221, translating into MTDMPVSQPPLSDKHFIALASSTDSETDESSVACLQRRVAGERWPYYPNQEDINDLVRELSLTKLNAELLISRLKQWDLLDDSVRITRHRGFSVFFTFKDDLCYCHDIEEMLSEVERRAWTSFVSVVNGFLGNHKTENYMELVDELVDAYWKMGCRMSLKLHVLHAYLDEFKDNMGDCSEKQGERFHQDIRYFEERYQGQYNENMMGDYIWNLLHESELTYRRQSRKNVSL; encoded by the exons ATGACTGACATGCCTGTGTCACAACCACCCTTGAGCGATAAACATTTCATAGCACTCGCAAGCTCTACAGATTCTGAAACAGATGAATCATCTGTTGCTTGTCTCCAACGCCGAGTTGCTGGTGAAAGGTGGCCCTACTACCCCAACCAAGAAGATATTAACGATCTTGTCAGGGAACTGTCATTGACAAAGTTGAATGCTGAGCTACTCATTTCCAGACTAAAGCAATGGGACTTACTGGATGACAGTGTTCGAATTACTCGACATCGCGGCTTCTCAGTGTTCTTCACGTTTAAAGATGATTTATGCTACTGCCATGATATAGAAG AGATGCTGTCTGAGGTTGAACGGAGAGCTTGGACTTCTTTCGTTTCTGTAGTTAACGGGTTCCTGGGCAACCACAAGACAGAGAATTACATGGAACTTGTCGATGAACTTGTGGATGCGTATTGGAAGATGGGATGCAGGATGTCGCTGAAACTACACGTACTACATGCTTATCTTGATGAATTTAAGGATAACATGGGGGACTGCTCAGAAAAACAAGGTGAAAGATTTCATCAAGATATCAGGTATTTTGAGGAACGCTATCAAGGACAGTATAACGAAAATATGATGGGGGACTATATATGGAACCTTTTACATGAAAGTGAACTCACATATCGTCGCCAATCtcgaaaaaatgtttctttgtga
- the LOC143453986 gene encoding ketohexokinase-like, with product MANTDNLEDKKLLCVGLICLDVIHVCNSYPFEGTDQRIKKMTWQKGGNAANTSAVLGLLGNKVDFLGVFPKDTKDLFQKSACSFVRQEMERCGVGLEQMSLVGDSDLPYSSVVINDETGSRTILHCPGLLREVSFNFFQKLDLSAYSWIHFEGRNTEEVVKMICHVVKYNEGQDEANRVKMSVELEKPHRRNLPLLLPHADLVLISQEYARDSGYNNAPDTVKAFKDHVKSSAGIVCAWGELGAASGVSGAVGDVIMTPAFSPERALDTLGAGDTFLGALLHARLRTTNLPSIVKFACKVAGRKVGSYGYECLRDFSQTVE from the exons atgGCAAACACGGACAATTTGGAGGATAAGAAACTTTTATGTGTTGGATTGATTTGCTTGGACGTCATACATGTTTGCAATTCGTATCCATTTGAAGGAACTGATCAAAG AATAAAAAAGATGACGTGGCAAAAGGGTGGGAACGCTGCAAATACAAGCGCAGTACTTGGGTTGTTGGGAaataaagttgattttttaGGCGTGTTCCCAAAGGACACAAAAGACCTTTTTCAAAAGAGCGCTTGCAG CTTTGTTCGTCAGGAGATGGAAAGGTGTGGCGTTGGCTTGGAACAAATGTCTTTGGTTGGTGATTCCGATCTTCCTTATTCCAGCGTGGTAATCAACGATGAAACTGGTTCTAGAACAATCCTACATTGTCCTGGACT TTTGCGAGAAGTATCGTTCAACTTTTTCCAGAAACTCGACCTTTCAGCTTATTCATGGATTCACTTTGAG GGTCGAAATACTGAAGAAGTTGTCAAGATGATTTGTCACGTGGTCAAATACAACGAGGGACAAGACGAAGCTAACCGCGTTAAAATGTCAGTTGAATTAGAAAAGCCCCACAGAAGAAACCTTCCCTTGCTTCTCCCCCATGCCGACCTG GTGTTAATCAGCCAAGAATACGCTCGAGATAGTGGATACAATAACGCACCAGATACCGTGAAAGCATTTAAGGATCACGTTAAATCCAG TGCAGGCATAGTTTGTGCTTGGGGAGAACTGGGTGCCGCTTCTGGAGTATCGGGCGCTGTCGGTGACGTTATCATGACTCCAGCTTTTTCACCAGAGCGTGCACTGGATACGCTAGGAGCAGGAGACACATTTCTGGGTGCTTTGCTTCACGCACGCCTTCGTACAACCAACCTGCCATCTATTGTTAAATTTGCGTGCAAAGTTGCTGGCCGCAAGGTGGGCTCGTATGGCTATGAGTGTTTACGCGATTTTTCTCAAACGGtggaataa